DNA from Cryomorphaceae bacterium:
AAAATATGATTAACAAAGCAATAATAAGTACCATGAAAAATTTATTTCTAAGCATCTTAACCCTAATCATCGCCCTTCCGGTGATGGGTCAAAACTATGGCGACACCCCGGAAATTGAAGAAAAATGCAAGCAGTACCTTTCGCTCTATCGCGAGTACCGCAATCAAAAGCTCATTGACGACGCCATAAAGCCCTGGCGTCAGGCAGTAGAGATTTGCCCCGGAGCTGCAAAAACCCTCTACACCGACGGTGTGCGGTTTTATCGTCACATGATTGATAATTCCGCTGACGAAGCCGTTAAAGAGCAATACGTAGACAGCCTGATGTGGATTTACGACAAGCGCATAGAGCACTACGGCGAGGAAGGATTTGTGCTCGGTTTAAAAGGTGTGGACATGATGCGATACAGGCCGGATGAAGCCAAAGAGGCCGAAAAGGTACTTCGACGCTCTATTGCACTGCAGAAATTCGACACGGACGCTCAGGTGCTTTCAAAATTTTACCAAACCATTTACGAACTATACCGCCAGGGAGAAGCCGATCGCTCTGACCTGATGACAGAGTTTATGCCGGTTTTGAACTACATCGAGTACAACATCCAAAACCTGGAAGACTCCGCACAAGCCGACCGATATGTGAAGGCCCGCGAAAACCTCTATACCTTCTTCACAAAAATTGCCGACGACTGCGAGCAGGTGGTGCGCATCTTTGAAAAGAAACTCGCAGAAAACCCCAATGATATTGAAGAAAATGAAAAAGTGCTCAAGGTATTGAACGAGGCAGATTGTACCGACAGTGATTTCTTTGAGCAGGTTGCCACAGTGGTGTACCAAAACAGCCCTACCCACGATGCAGCATACAGCCTCGGGATGCGCAAGCTCAAAAACAAAGAATATGCTGACGCGAAGCGCTACTTTGACGAGGCTGCCCAGCTTTGCACCGAAGGCTGTACCCGACTTGAGACCTATTTGCTTCGCAGCGGGCAGGTGTCACTTATTCAGGGAGACAACAGAGGTGCGCGTGCGCTGGCCTCACGCATTTTGCAAAAGAACCCAAGAAGCGGCGAGGCCCTCATTCTGCACGGCGATGCCATTGCGGCCAGCAGTAAGGCATGTGATGACGGCAAGCTCGGCTCAAAAGCGGTGTTCTGGCTTGCGGTAGATTACTACAACCGCGCAAAAGCCGCTGACCCCTCGGTAGCAGCCAGAGCCGACCGTCAGATCAAAACCTACTCTCGCTACTTCCCCGACAGGGAAACCCTCTTCTTCCAAACCATTTCTGAAGGCTCTGTTTATGAGGTGGCATGCTTCGGAGAGACCACCAAGGCGAGAGCTCTGGTTCAATAAAACTGCGCAATGACGCATTCCACATTGCTACGATGGAGCAGCACAGCACTTGTTGTTGTGCTGCTTTTTTCGTGCAAAAATGAGTTGGAAAAAGTGATGGCCTTTGCCTCTGAGGATGAATGGCCTTTTCAAACTACCTACAATGCTACCTATACCTACACCGAAAAAGGTCAGGTGCTTAACAGGGTTATGGCCGGAGAGGTAAACCGCTTTGGTGCCGACACCGGGCGAACCGAATTCAGCAGCGGCTTTCTACTGATTTTTTACGATTCACTGCAGCAGGAAGAATCGCGTCTGCAATCATTGAGAGCCCTGCAATATCACCATCGCAATCTGATGATAGCTGAGGATTCCGTATTTTTCACCAATGAACAGGGCGAAACCCTCGAAACCAGTTTGCTGATTATGGATCGCGACAGCGGCCTGATTTATACCGACGAGCCTGTGAAAATAACCCGCGACGAAACCATTATTTTTGGTGATGGGCTGCGGGCAAACGAAACGTTTTCATGGTATCGCATTATTAACCCCCGCGGAGAATTTTACATGGATGATGAAGAAGATGACCTACCATAAGTTTATGACCGGCTTCTGGCTGGCTGCAACCATTATCAGTGCCATCATTGCCATATGGATGATTTCCGCCGAAGGATGGCAGGAAGGCTCCATGTACCTCATTTTTCCCGTGCTGGCCGGCATGGCCTACGGAGCGAGGAAGTTCATGGTGAAACGCATGGAGGGCCTGGATCAGAAACCATAGTATGGAATTACTCATTTTGCTCATTCTGCTTTCCATTACACTTTCTGCCTTTTTCAGCGGCATGGAAATAGCCTTTGTGTCGGCCAACAAACTTCAGATTGAGCTCGAAGTAAAAAAAGGCAGCTACGGTGCGCGCATAATTTCGGGTTTCATGAAAAATCCGGGCCGGTTTATCAGTTCTATGCTGGTAGGAAACAACATCACGCTGGTGGTGTATGGTATCCTGATGGGCCGTTTGGTTGTATGGCTAATTTTCCCTGGCGAAACAACCTCCGATGTGCTTGTGATGGTGCTGCAGACCATTATTTCTGCCCTGATCATTCTTGTTACAGGAGAGTTTCTGCCTAAGGCCCTGTTTCGTATCAACCCCAACGCAGCACTGACATTCTTTGCCCTTCCAGTTGCACTGTTTTATTATCTGCTCTACCTACCCTCAGTAGTTTTTACTTTTTTATCGGAAAAGCTGCTCAGCCTCTTCAGCATACAGATTCCAAGGCAGGAAGCAGTGTTCGGACGGGTCGATCTCGACGAATACGTAAAGAGCCTTAGCTCAGGACAAAAAGATGCCTCGCAACTAGAAAACGAGCTTGAAATCCTCAAAAATGCACTGGATTTCAGAAATATCAAAGCACGCGACTGCATGGTTCCCCGCCCTGAAATAGAGGCGCTCGAGGTCAATGAATCCATCAATACACTCCGGCTTAAATTCATTGAAACGGGCTATAGCAAGGTGCTCATTTATCGCGATTCCATTGATCATATCATCGGTTACGTGCACTGTAATGAACTGTTCAACAGCCCTCAATCCATCAAGAGCATTCTCATGCCCCTGTCTATCGTTCCTGAAACCATCACGGCCCGTGAAATTCTTCAGCTTTTTATTAAGCAGCGTCGCGGTCTGGCTGTGGTGGTAGATGAACACGGAGGTACTTCAGGCATGATTACCATGGAAGACATAGTGGAGGAGATTTTTGGCGAAATTGAGGATGAGCACGACCAGGAAGACCTTGTAGAAGAGAAAATCAGTGAACATGAATACCGGCTCTCGGCAAGGCTTGAAGTGGATTACCTGAATGAGAAATATCAACTTAACATTCCCGACCACGGCGATTACGACACACTTGCGGGATTCATTCTTAACCACATCGAAAACATACCCAAGCCACAAAGCCGTCACCGCATTCTGAATTTCGATATTTTGGTGACCAAAGTAAGCAGCACGCGCATCGAGGAAGTGCTCCTCAGGATAAAACGTGATTAGTACCTTTTTTTAGTTGATAGACTGTTGTATATTCGCAGCCCTAAAAAATAACTCCTTACAGAATGGCCGCAATTGGTAAAATCAGGCAGAATTCAGGACTTCTGCTTATTGTGATAGGTGGAGCAATGGTAGCTTTTGTGTTGAGCGATATGTTCAGCCAGGGCGGACGCGTACAACAGCAGTACGTGGGCGAAATTGACGGAACTTCCATCGACAGAATGGTTTACGAGCAGCGGGTTCAGAAAGAGCTCGAAAGCCGTAACAGTCTTGGACAGCCCACATCGCCCCAGGTTACTGAGTCGATCCGAAACACCGTTTGGAACAATATGATTCGTGAAATGGTGATGCGTCCGCAAATGCAAAAGGCCGGAGTTTTGGTTACTCCGGATGAATTCGACGACCTCACCCTTGGCGACAACATGCTGCCCGAATTTCGCAACGACCCCACCTTTGTAAACCCCGAAACGGGTGAGTTTGACCGCGACCTTGTTCGTCAGTATCTTGACTTTGTGCGCACAACCCCGCAGTACCGGGCCTACTGGGAGCTTCAACGCGAAAGAATCCTGAATCAGCGCATGTACGACAAGTACCACAATATGATCAAACGAGGTCTTGTAGCCAATCAGATTGATGCGCGCAACGAATACAACGCCGCGAAGCGAACAGCCAACATTCGCTACGTAATGAAGGAGTACGCATCTATTGACGATGCCGACGTGAACTTCACAGAAAGCGAGCTGAAATCTTATTTTAACGAGCGCAAAGGCGAGGCCCGCTTCAAGCAGGGTGAATCGCGCACCTTTGATTACATCCTGTTCAACGTGAAGCCCTCTGCCGACGATTCAGTGGCCATTCAGAACTACCTGCGCGAGATGATTCCCGACTTTGAGCAAACCCGCCGCGATTCTGTTTTTGTAATGAACAACAGCGATGCCCGTACTTACCAGGTGATTGTTCACAAACCCGGGATGATGGATGATGAAGCCCTCGATGCCATGATAATGGAGGCTGACTCTGGAAAAGTTGTGGGGCCCTACCTTCAAGGCAACAGTTATGTCATTTCAAAAGTATTGGGTGACGTTCAGGAAGAGCAGGCACGTGTGCGCCACATCCTCCTCAGCACCGACGGAAAAGACAAAGACGAGGTAAAAAGCCGTGCCGACAGCTTGTTGCGTGTGGTGAAGCGTCAGAAAAATTTCGAGGAAATGGTTACCCAATTCTCTGAAGATCCGGGGTCGGTAAGTACAGGCGGAGTGTACGAGTGGTTTAACCGCGAGCGCATGGTGCCCGAGTTTACAGCCGCCTCTTTCGACGAACCCGTGGGTGCCATTACCATTGCCGAAACGCAATACGGTTTTCACATTGTGGAGGTATTGGGTCAGCGCAAAGAAGACCAGCGCCGCATTGTTTCGCTCACCCGAAACATCGAACCATCCAACGAAAGCATGGAGGAAGCCTATCAAGAGGCCAACGCATTTTCACTGAACTACGACAGTCATAGCCGCTTTTTGGAAGGAGCAGAGAGTGCGGGTTACACTGTAGAAACTGCTACCGATATCAGCCGCCTCGCCAATATGGTAGGACAGATCAACAACCCAACTGACCTTGTGCGCTGGGCTTTTGGTGCGAAAGTAGGCCAGGTTTCAGAACCCATAGAGATTGACACCAAAATTGTAGTGGCTGTGCTCACCGGGAAGAAGGAAGAAGGTATCGCGTCATTTGAAGATGTGCGCGATGTGATTGAGGCCGAGGTTATCAAAAACAAAAAAGCCGAGATGCTCATCGCCGAAATGCAGGGCATCACTGACCTGAAAGAACTCGCAACGGCTGTTGGAGCCGGTCAGCGTACCGCGCAAAACATCAGTTTTTCCAACACCAACATCGGTGGGAGCAGCGAGCCTGCCGTGGTTGCTAAAGTGCTTACCCTCGAAAGCGGATTGGTTTCTGTGCCGCTGAAAGGCGAACGCGGTGTGTATGTGGTTGAGGTGGAAAACATCACCGAACCCATGGAAGTGGATTCTTTCGACTCGGAAATCCGCTCCCTCAACTCGCGCATGGCATCACGCGTAAACGCTGAAGTTTTCAACGCACTGAAAGAAAAAGCCAACGTGCGTGATGACAGGGCGAAGTTCTATTAATCCCGCTCCAACTCAAATACTAAACCCGGCCATTGCGCCGGGTTTTTTTGTGCTATCCCAACACATAGAGGCGCTCTGAGTCGAGCTTGAGGAAAATGAACAGCAGAATGGTAAAACCCCACATTGAGGAACCACCGTAGCTGATAAAAGGAAGCGGAATTCCGATTACAGGTGCCAAACCTATGGCCATACCTACGTTAATCAGCAAGTGCATAAAGATGATGCTGGCCACTGAATACCCATAGATACGTGTGAAAGTGGAACGCTGGCGCTCAGCAATAAAAATCAACCTCAAGATGAGCGCAGCAAAGAGAATAACCACTACCGACGTACCTATGAAACCCCATTCCTCGCCGATGGTGCAAAAAATAAAATCGGTGCTTTGCATGGGTACGTACTTGTAGCGCGTGAGAGTACCCTGCAAAAAGCCCTTGCCCGAAAACCCTCCCGACCCAATAGCCGTTTTGCTCTGATTTACATTGTACCCCGCTCCCAATGGATCTTCGGCCAGCCCGAGCAGAATCTTGATTCGTGTGCTTTGGTGAGGCTCAAGAATGTTCTCAACAAAATAATCTACCGAACCAATAAGCAGAATACTCCCCAAACAGGTAAGCACCAAAAACCAGGTGGCCCTTTTGCGAACACGCGGCATGGCAAAGCTCCTTACCATCCAAAGACCCACCAGCATCATGCCCGCTATGGCCCCCATCAGCACGTATTGACCCGTTACTTCAACATCCACCAACGGAACATTCACCACTCCTTCCTTAAAGAGCAGCGCTAAAACCGAAAGTGCTGCCGCGATAATTCCGAAAAACAGAATGTTACCCGATAATCCCTCGCGGTAAAGCACCAGCACAAAGGCGGCGTAAACAAGCACTGTTCCGGTATCAGGCTGAAGCATAATAAGCATGGCCGGAAAAAGAATGATTGCGGCCACGATAAACTTGGTTTCCAGTCGCTGCAGCCTGGTGGTACTTTGACTGAGCACATGGGCAAGCATCAGCGCAATCGTAAATTTTGAGAACTCCGAGGGTTGAATTCCAAAGCTCCCAAAGCCAAACCACGCCTTTGCTCCGTTTACTTCACGGCCAAAGATGAGCACCAATACCAAAAGTAACATCACCACCGCGTACATCAACCACGCGGTGCGCCTCATAAAGGAGCCTTCAATCAGAAGGATGATTTGCGCAATAATCAATGAGGAAACAATCCAGATAAACTGCTTGCCATACTCCTGCGAGGTGTCGAACATACTGGGGTGGTCGGGCTGCAATCCGGCTGCGTAGATATTGAGCCAACCAATAAGCAGCAGTGCCAGAAACAGCGCCACGCTCATCCAGTCAATTTCGGTCCATATGTTTTTCTGTGCGCGCAAATCAGTTGTTCAGGAGGTTGGCATCCAGCATTCGCTGTTCAATATGAGGCCTTGAGATGCTGTCGGTGAGGTACTTTTCTATCATCAGGCTGGTAATAGGGGCCGCCCAGGTGCTCCCAAATCCAACGTTTTCAACGTATACCGCCATGGCAATCTGCGGATTGTCTTTCGGGGCAAAGGCAATGAAAATGGAGTGGTCCTTACCGTGCGGGTTCTGGGCGGTTCCAGTTTTTCCGCACATCTCAATATCCCCAAATTTGGCTCCGCGTCCTGTTCCCCGCTCAATTACCTGATGCATCCCCTGTATGGTCTCTTCAAACCATTTGGGGTCAATGCCAGTGTGGTTTTTCACAGTGTAGGTGGAGTCAGTGATGGGCTCGCCGTCAATGGCTCTAATCACGTGGGGGGCATAGTACCAGCCTCGGTTGGCAATTACCGCGCACATATTGGCCATTTGCAACGGAGTCACACCCAATTCGCCCTGCCCAATAGCCAGCGAGATGATGGTGTGAGGCTTCCAGCGGTGCTGCCCGTAGTAGCGGTCGTAATAGGTAGAAGGCGGCACAAATCCACTCACTTCACTCGTGATGTCCACCCCAAGTTTTTGCCCCAAACCGAAGTTCAGCACATAGTCCCGCCAATGGTTGTATCCCGTTTCGGCGTTGGGATATTTGTCAATGATGCCCTTAAAAACGTGGCAGTAGTATGCATTGCAGGATGTTTCAATGCTGTAGTGAAAACCGGTGTGCGAATTGTGCGCATGACAGCCCAACCTGCGACTTCCATAATAGTAGCCCATATTGCAGGTGTAGTAGCTTCGCGTGGTAATGGTCTCCTCCTCCAGCCCAATCAAGGCATTGACGAGCTTAAAAGTAGAACCCGGGGGATACTGCGCCATCACGGCCCTGTTAAACAAGGGGTTGAGGGTGTCCTTGGCAAGTTTCTGGTAGTTTGCGCTTCGCACCCGCCCAACCAGCAGATTGGGGTTGTAAGACGGATTGGTAACCATGGCGAGTATTTCACCGGTGGCCGGTTCGATGGCCACAATACTTCCGCGCTTGTTTTTGAGAAGTGCCTCACCGTATTTCTGCAGCTCCAGATCAATGGAGGCGGTAAGATCTTTACCCGCGTAGGCCATGGTATCATAGCGGCCCTCCTTGTAACTGCCCTGTACACGATTGTGTACATCCACCACCACGAG
Protein-coding regions in this window:
- the mrdA gene encoding penicillin-binding protein 2, yielding MDYSDRKYVIGTMIVVVALVFIVRLFFIQVVDEQWKAKAANISERKITIYPARGLIYDRFGKLMVGNTAVYDLMVIPKDVGNLDTALFCKVVDVTRQQFREKMTTARKYSLYKPSIFEKQIPADQYARIAEQMHHFNGFYSQSRTLRSYPDSIAAHLLGYVSEASRANIEKDPYYRPGDYIGANGVENIYEKALRGKRGSKLVVVDVHNRVQGSYKEGRYDTMAYAGKDLTASIDLELQKYGEALLKNKRGSIVAIEPATGEILAMVTNPSYNPNLLVGRVRSANYQKLAKDTLNPLFNRAVMAQYPPGSTFKLVNALIGLEEETITTRSYYTCNMGYYYGSRRLGCHAHNSHTGFHYSIETSCNAYYCHVFKGIIDKYPNAETGYNHWRDYVLNFGLGQKLGVDITSEVSGFVPPSTYYDRYYGQHRWKPHTIISLAIGQGELGVTPLQMANMCAVIANRGWYYAPHVIRAIDGEPITDSTYTVKNHTGIDPKWFEETIQGMHQVIERGTGRGAKFGDIEMCGKTGTAQNPHGKDHSIFIAFAPKDNPQIAMAVYVENVGFGSTWAAPITSLMIEKYLTDSISRPHIEQRMLDANLLNN
- a CDS encoding HlyC/CorC family transporter, with translation MELLILLILLSITLSAFFSGMEIAFVSANKLQIELEVKKGSYGARIISGFMKNPGRFISSMLVGNNITLVVYGILMGRLVVWLIFPGETTSDVLVMVLQTIISALIILVTGEFLPKALFRINPNAALTFFALPVALFYYLLYLPSVVFTFLSEKLLSLFSIQIPRQEAVFGRVDLDEYVKSLSSGQKDASQLENELEILKNALDFRNIKARDCMVPRPEIEALEVNESINTLRLKFIETGYSKVLIYRDSIDHIIGYVHCNELFNSPQSIKSILMPLSIVPETITAREILQLFIKQRRGLAVVVDEHGGTSGMITMEDIVEEIFGEIEDEHDQEDLVEEKISEHEYRLSARLEVDYLNEKYQLNIPDHGDYDTLAGFILNHIENIPKPQSRHRILNFDILVTKVSSTRIEEVLLRIKRD
- the lptC gene encoding LPS export ABC transporter periplasmic protein LptC; the encoded protein is MTHSTLLRWSSTALVVVLLFSCKNELEKVMAFASEDEWPFQTTYNATYTYTEKGQVLNRVMAGEVNRFGADTGRTEFSSGFLLIFYDSLQQEESRLQSLRALQYHHRNLMIAEDSVFFTNEQGETLETSLLIMDRDSGLIYTDEPVKITRDETIIFGDGLRANETFSWYRIINPRGEFYMDDEEDDLP
- the rodA gene encoding rod shape-determining protein RodA; this translates as MSVALFLALLLIGWLNIYAAGLQPDHPSMFDTSQEYGKQFIWIVSSLIIAQIILLIEGSFMRRTAWLMYAVVMLLLVLVLIFGREVNGAKAWFGFGSFGIQPSEFSKFTIALMLAHVLSQSTTRLQRLETKFIVAAIILFPAMLIMLQPDTGTVLVYAAFVLVLYREGLSGNILFFGIIAAALSVLALLFKEGVVNVPLVDVEVTGQYVLMGAIAGMMLVGLWMVRSFAMPRVRKRATWFLVLTCLGSILLIGSVDYFVENILEPHQSTRIKILLGLAEDPLGAGYNVNQSKTAIGSGGFSGKGFLQGTLTRYKYVPMQSTDFIFCTIGEEWGFIGTSVVVILFAALILRLIFIAERQRSTFTRIYGYSVASIIFMHLLINVGMAIGLAPVIGIPLPFISYGGSSMWGFTILLFIFLKLDSERLYVLG